One window of Cryptobacterium curtum DSM 15641 genomic DNA carries:
- a CDS encoding ABC transporter permease — translation MQRLLFISSLRSVKSNALRYGALMLTVALSMLLVIGTLASALDVINSVESSNAAHHQEDGEFGTFVPLTDSEVAKLEDRGLTIEAQPYLDFSQEDGSTLRVMANREQINQVVVHEGALAASENEIAIETLYAKAKGLAVGDSVQVSGKTCTVSGIVSSPDYDFCVPNLSSTVADAREFGTAFTTADTYNDLRADGQAIRSEAYRYAFLLPSDLTAADVKKQLEEFDVDPAAVDDVYFHELVDRTLQDRTDIEQGIDELAQGSASLSAGTSSLREALDNFDEALSPLSSSSARLAQGLDQLSASSDSLEAGSAEVSRALQQLDAGATQLAQGASALSQMPGLSSEAVASLEGAARLQSGIETLRQRYQEMDSGLAAYGSGVDAAATGSHQLAQGASQIQDSASDLAHAAADLEEAAGDFDVGVQELKERVNTLLDKQFPLDIDNLTEFTSAADNSRIAASSDDLKININSGLFIGVVALLMIAYVISVFVLHTVDRDSAIIGSLYALGVRRGSLALCYTAPAVLSCFVGGILGTIGGLSAPWMDMMLSDTLAYYSPPPIVYTVDAWVIAYGVVMPTVLAFIVNMIVISRALNRPALSLLRHETHTGRAARITLKDRNFMRTFCVRQLLREWRSASAVIIGLFVCLAILCMGVTCYVLCTSLQTNIAADTKYEYLYEYKYPTEEVPAGGVEAYGESLNRSILGYDLRIEVYGLTDNNPFFPSIKARGQSEVSISSALASKAGLHEGDEVILYDRIGGKAYGFTIAEVVPYSPSLACFMPIDDMRKLFNQEDDYYNIVFADHALDIDAGRLYETVTRADVVERSSIFVDLMGSLIVSLAGSALLILIVVMYQMMAVMIDRSAQSISLMKVFGYRNREIRKLFLDANFIVVAVGTAFVLPLAKWVIDLMYPYFVSNVSCQIDLVWSWQMYVAVYAIVIGCYFVTRILLMSKVSKTSLHEVLQRRE, via the coding sequence ATGCAACGGTTGCTCTTTATCAGTTCATTAAGAAGTGTTAAGTCAAACGCGTTGCGTTATGGTGCCCTCATGCTAACCGTTGCACTTTCAATGTTGTTGGTCATCGGTACCCTTGCTTCGGCGCTTGATGTTATCAATTCAGTGGAGTCAAGTAATGCGGCACATCATCAGGAAGACGGTGAATTCGGCACATTCGTTCCGCTAACAGACTCTGAAGTGGCAAAACTTGAAGATCGTGGTCTTACGATAGAGGCACAGCCCTATTTGGATTTTTCTCAGGAAGACGGTTCGACGCTGCGTGTGATGGCAAATCGCGAGCAGATTAATCAGGTAGTTGTTCACGAAGGAGCGCTTGCGGCGTCCGAAAACGAAATTGCAATTGAGACTCTGTATGCGAAGGCAAAAGGGCTCGCAGTGGGCGATTCTGTGCAAGTTAGCGGCAAAACATGTACGGTTTCAGGCATTGTGTCATCGCCTGATTACGACTTCTGTGTGCCTAATCTGTCGTCAACTGTTGCTGATGCCCGAGAGTTCGGTACGGCGTTTACCACTGCTGATACCTATAACGATCTGCGCGCCGACGGGCAGGCAATACGTTCCGAAGCATATCGGTATGCGTTTTTGCTGCCGAGTGATCTTACTGCAGCGGATGTGAAAAAACAGCTCGAAGAATTTGATGTTGACCCCGCTGCGGTTGATGACGTGTACTTCCACGAATTGGTCGATCGCACGTTGCAGGATCGTACCGACATCGAACAAGGTATCGATGAACTGGCTCAGGGTAGTGCAAGCCTTTCTGCGGGAACCTCTTCACTGCGCGAAGCGCTCGATAATTTTGATGAAGCACTCTCTCCGCTCAGTTCGTCTTCGGCACGTCTTGCGCAGGGGCTCGATCAACTGTCTGCCAGCTCAGATTCGCTTGAAGCAGGTTCAGCTGAAGTATCTCGCGCATTGCAGCAGCTCGATGCTGGCGCAACGCAACTGGCGCAGGGAGCGTCGGCACTCAGCCAGATGCCAGGTCTTTCGAGTGAGGCTGTTGCGTCATTAGAAGGGGCTGCCCGTCTGCAGAGTGGGATAGAAACGCTACGTCAGCGGTATCAAGAAATGGATAGCGGTCTTGCGGCATATGGATCTGGTGTTGATGCAGCCGCTACTGGGTCACATCAATTGGCGCAGGGGGCATCACAGATACAGGATTCAGCTAGCGATCTTGCACACGCTGCAGCTGACCTAGAAGAGGCAGCGGGGGATTTTGATGTGGGCGTTCAGGAACTGAAAGAGCGGGTAAATACCCTGCTTGATAAGCAGTTTCCACTTGATATCGACAACCTGACCGAATTTACTTCAGCTGCTGACAATAGTCGTATTGCCGCATCGAGCGATGATTTGAAGATCAACATTAATTCAGGATTGTTTATTGGCGTCGTGGCGCTGCTGATGATCGCCTATGTGATATCAGTGTTTGTGCTGCATACGGTCGACCGTGATAGCGCGATTATTGGGTCGCTCTATGCTCTTGGCGTGCGTCGTGGGTCTTTGGCACTGTGTTATACCGCGCCGGCAGTATTGTCTTGTTTTGTCGGTGGCATATTGGGCACAATAGGTGGTCTTTCGGCTCCGTGGATGGACATGATGCTCAGCGATACGCTGGCGTATTATTCGCCGCCGCCGATTGTCTACACCGTTGATGCGTGGGTTATTGCTTATGGCGTTGTGATGCCAACTGTTTTGGCCTTTATCGTGAACATGATCGTGATTTCCCGCGCACTTAATCGTCCAGCGCTTTCACTGCTGCGCCATGAAACACACACGGGTCGGGCTGCACGCATTACGTTAAAAGATCGCAATTTTATGCGGACGTTTTGCGTGCGACAGCTGTTGCGTGAATGGCGTAGTGCGTCAGCAGTCATCATCGGTCTATTTGTGTGTCTGGCTATCCTCTGTATGGGGGTTACCTGTTATGTTTTGTGCACCAGCTTGCAGACAAACATAGCAGCGGATACCAAGTATGAATATCTCTATGAATACAAGTACCCAACCGAAGAGGTTCCAGCAGGGGGCGTAGAAGCGTATGGCGAATCGCTCAATCGTTCAATACTTGGCTACGACCTGCGTATCGAGGTATATGGCCTGACCGATAATAATCCGTTTTTCCCGTCCATTAAGGCACGTGGGCAAAGTGAAGTCAGTATATCGTCGGCGCTTGCAAGCAAGGCGGGGTTGCATGAAGGTGACGAGGTAATACTGTACGATCGTATTGGTGGAAAAGCGTATGGTTTTACGATAGCTGAGGTGGTTCCTTATAGCCCATCGCTTGCATGCTTCATGCCGATTGATGACATGCGTAAATTGTTTAATCAAGAAGACGATTACTACAATATTGTATTTGCTGATCACGCGCTTGATATCGATGCGGGCAGGCTGTATGAAACCGTCACGCGTGCCGACGTGGTAGAACGTTCGAGCATTTTCGTAGACCTTATGGGTAGCCTTATTGTTTCGCTTGCTGGATCTGCTCTGCTTATTCTTATTGTCGTGATGTATCAAATGATGGCCGTGATGATCGACCGGTCGGCACAGAGCATTTCTCTTATGAAGGTATTTGGCTACCGCAATCGGGAAATACGCAAGCTGTTCCTGGACGCGAATTTTATCGTGGTAGCTGTTGGTACGGCGTTTGTTTTGCCGCTGGCCAAATGGGTCATTGACCTGATGTATCCATACTTTGTATCGAATGTGAGCTGCCAGATTGATCTTGTCTGGAGTTGGCAGATGTACGTGGCGGTGTATGCAATTGTTATTGGGTGCTATTTTGTCACGCGGATACTGCTTATGTCGAAAGTAAGTAAGACATCGTTGCATGAAGTGTTGCAACGCCGCGAGTAA
- the pknB gene encoding Stk1 family PASTA domain-containing Ser/Thr kinase, producing the protein MIGRVFNNRYQLTERIGIGGMAEVYRAQDRVLGRLVAVKVMLPQYASDPEFTQRFRQEAAAAANLQSPYIVNVYDWGQDEGIHYMVMEYVRGSDLKTAITQRGAINQRKVAEIGAQVCKALSVAHNQDIIHRDIKPQNIMVQPDGNVKVMDFGIARAKNSMKQQTSAVLGTAHYISPEQAQGKELTPASDIYSLGVVLYEAATGKLPFDGPDSVSVAMKQVSDAPVPPREVNPDLDPNLEAIILRALEKDPAARFATVNDMKHALNDYLAGRPVSLDDDATHVMSNGTFVPPISNAAGATSVMQPLASEGSPVSGAPSVMRAVDEEEQAKHKKRRNAVIVAIIAAVALLVAAIAFALSGMNGSSMVPDVTGQTAQQAEATLKSAGYTIGTTTEVYDDSTDEGRVVSTDPPAGTTVEKGSAINLNISKGKGQVEVPDLNGMNADQAKQALTKAGLTASQGTAVASDEVAKDKVATQDPAAGTKVEKGSTVTFSLSSGPESVSVPDITGMSEKEAQAALSNVGLTGSLSDRKASDKVAEGDIISQSPSAGKKVSKGSKVSYVISTGPSVVTVAVPNLTGMTKDGAKSALTEKGLVLGDVTEKSSDKPKGTVIEQSTDSGTKVEKGSKVNIVISSGQGVLNSLVNPSSSTTTTS; encoded by the coding sequence ATGATAGGCCGTGTATTCAATAATCGCTATCAGCTCACCGAACGCATCGGCATCGGTGGCATGGCCGAGGTGTACCGTGCGCAGGATCGAGTGCTCGGACGACTTGTGGCCGTAAAAGTCATGCTGCCCCAGTATGCTTCTGATCCTGAATTCACCCAACGCTTCCGCCAAGAAGCTGCTGCCGCTGCTAATCTGCAGAGTCCCTATATCGTCAATGTATACGACTGGGGCCAAGATGAAGGCATCCATTATATGGTGATGGAATATGTACGCGGCAGCGATCTCAAAACTGCTATTACGCAACGCGGCGCCATCAACCAACGTAAGGTTGCTGAAATCGGTGCGCAGGTATGTAAGGCGCTTTCTGTAGCCCACAACCAAGACATTATTCACCGTGATATCAAGCCGCAAAATATCATGGTTCAGCCTGACGGCAACGTGAAGGTGATGGACTTTGGCATCGCCCGTGCGAAGAATTCCATGAAGCAGCAGACCTCTGCGGTGCTGGGAACAGCACATTATATATCGCCTGAACAGGCTCAGGGCAAAGAACTCACCCCAGCGTCGGATATTTATTCACTCGGCGTTGTGCTCTACGAAGCTGCCACGGGCAAGCTTCCCTTTGACGGACCCGATTCGGTATCCGTAGCCATGAAACAGGTGAGCGATGCTCCTGTGCCGCCACGTGAAGTTAACCCCGATCTCGACCCTAATCTTGAAGCTATTATTTTGCGAGCGCTTGAAAAAGATCCTGCTGCGCGCTTTGCAACCGTTAACGACATGAAGCATGCGCTCAACGACTACCTAGCTGGACGGCCCGTCAGTCTTGATGACGATGCAACCCATGTCATGTCAAATGGTACTTTCGTCCCACCTATCAGCAATGCTGCTGGCGCTACTTCAGTTATGCAACCACTTGCCTCCGAGGGCTCACCTGTAAGCGGTGCGCCCTCGGTTATGCGCGCTGTCGACGAAGAAGAACAAGCGAAGCATAAGAAGCGGCGCAACGCTGTTATTGTTGCTATTATCGCTGCTGTCGCGCTGCTTGTTGCCGCTATCGCCTTTGCACTCAGCGGCATGAACGGCAGCAGCATGGTACCCGATGTAACAGGGCAAACGGCCCAGCAGGCCGAGGCTACCCTGAAATCGGCTGGCTACACCATAGGTACAACAACCGAAGTATACGACGACTCAACTGACGAAGGGCGCGTCGTGAGTACCGACCCGCCAGCTGGTACGACCGTCGAAAAGGGTTCAGCTATCAACTTGAATATTTCTAAAGGTAAAGGACAAGTAGAGGTCCCCGATCTCAATGGAATGAATGCCGACCAGGCAAAACAAGCACTTACCAAGGCGGGGCTAACTGCTTCACAGGGTACAGCTGTCGCTTCTGATGAAGTAGCAAAAGACAAGGTCGCCACACAAGATCCAGCCGCCGGCACAAAGGTTGAAAAGGGTTCAACGGTAACCTTTTCGCTCTCAAGCGGCCCTGAAAGTGTATCGGTGCCAGATATCACTGGTATGAGCGAAAAGGAAGCTCAAGCTGCTCTTTCGAATGTGGGGCTTACTGGGTCTCTCAGCGACCGAAAGGCTTCTGACAAGGTAGCTGAAGGGGACATTATCAGCCAGAGCCCCTCGGCTGGCAAAAAGGTTAGCAAGGGTAGCAAGGTGTCGTATGTCATTTCCACTGGCCCTTCTGTTGTGACCGTCGCGGTACCCAACCTCACGGGCATGACGAAGGACGGCGCCAAGAGTGCGTTAACTGAAAAGGGTCTTGTACTGGGCGATGTGACTGAAAAGTCATCTGACAAGCCAAAGGGTACCGTTATCGAGCAGAGCACCGACAGTGGCACAAAGGTTGAAAAGGGTTCGAAGGTGAATATTGTCATCAGCTCTGGGCAGGGTGTGCTGAACTCCCTTGTCAACCCCAGCTCGAGCACAACCACCACGAGCTAA
- a CDS encoding DMT family transporter: protein MQSKQGIVIMLVLIQAAIYGLGNVLMKIAYLGISPMWCAVLRFGLAFVLFMLFFGRRVISTFKGKRLRTWLPSCLLMAASFLLCGLAVNLTSATNAGFFMALPMLFTPVLSLVVLRRAYTLQTVLLQGVVIAGLYLLCCNGGALSFGPGEFCGLASSACFAASIVMAEHGLGEVDAIAMSVAQIGVTFVTATGAAIVFEVPPVLDAVPLESWVAIAFLAVIGTCVAFFLQNFALSRIPSATVSVLLCAEPVFTAAISAVALGEVLTSVGIVGAALIVACTMAASLEDTQITLPHRIVHEHVQRLSSVRR, encoded by the coding sequence GTGCAGAGTAAGCAGGGCATAGTCATTATGTTGGTTCTTATCCAGGCAGCTATTTATGGCTTGGGTAATGTCCTTATGAAGATTGCCTATCTCGGCATTTCACCGATGTGGTGTGCGGTACTGCGCTTTGGTCTGGCATTCGTGCTATTCATGCTCTTTTTCGGACGGCGGGTGATCTCTACTTTCAAAGGTAAGCGTCTGCGCACGTGGTTGCCGTCTTGTCTGCTGATGGCAGCTTCATTTCTTTTGTGTGGTCTTGCGGTCAATCTAACCAGTGCGACTAACGCAGGCTTTTTCATGGCGTTACCGATGCTCTTTACTCCCGTGCTTTCGTTGGTGGTACTTCGTCGTGCCTACACGCTGCAAACAGTTTTACTGCAGGGAGTGGTTATCGCGGGGCTGTATTTGCTGTGCTGCAATGGGGGAGCGCTTTCGTTTGGCCCAGGTGAGTTTTGTGGCTTGGCGAGTTCAGCGTGCTTTGCGGCTTCTATCGTTATGGCCGAGCATGGCTTGGGTGAAGTGGATGCGATTGCCATGTCTGTTGCGCAAATCGGCGTTACGTTTGTGACGGCCACCGGAGCAGCCATCGTTTTTGAAGTGCCTCCTGTTCTTGACGCTGTGCCACTGGAAAGCTGGGTTGCCATTGCATTTCTGGCTGTTATTGGTACGTGTGTGGCGTTCTTCTTACAAAACTTTGCTCTGTCGCGTATTCCGTCAGCCACTGTTTCGGTGTTGCTGTGCGCCGAGCCGGTATTTACCGCCGCCATTTCAGCCGTTGCTTTGGGTGAAGTGCTGACGTCGGTAGGTATTGTTGGTGCTGCGCTTATTGTGGCGTGCACAATGGCGGCATCTTTAGAAGATACGCAGATAACGCTGCCGCATCGTATAGTGCACGAGCATGTGCAGCGTCTTTCATCTGTCCGCCGTTAG
- a CDS encoding LysR family transcriptional regulator — protein sequence MNPKYEAFVKAVETGSFKQSAADLGYTQAGISYLINALEKDMGTALLIRSHAGVRPTPDGEALLPWIQEVCNSERALQTRLDEVRHIEGGTIRIASFTSVAVHWLPGIISRFLDDHPQVEFESVCYEEQEAQELACWRGDFDCAFVVTPTKLDFHTISLAQDPLAIVVATDHPLAQGGVFPAWALGSEPYIKVRNDTHTEMDTLFENHGVEPNVRFEVDNDYAVMGMVAQGLGFGVFSQLILRDTPFDLVALKPEIPLERQLGIAVRSLDKASIATKAFIECTRSWVAENEKNSDGTVPSGSDIL from the coding sequence ATGAACCCGAAGTATGAAGCCTTCGTGAAAGCGGTCGAAACAGGAAGTTTTAAGCAATCGGCAGCTGATCTCGGATACACCCAAGCCGGCATCAGTTATCTGATTAACGCACTCGAAAAAGATATGGGAACGGCGCTACTTATACGCAGCCATGCCGGCGTGCGTCCAACACCCGATGGCGAGGCGCTTCTTCCTTGGATACAGGAGGTTTGCAATTCAGAACGTGCCCTGCAAACCCGCCTAGACGAAGTCCGCCACATCGAAGGCGGCACCATTCGTATTGCATCATTTACCAGTGTGGCAGTGCACTGGCTACCGGGTATCATTAGTCGCTTTTTGGATGACCACCCTCAGGTAGAATTTGAAAGTGTCTGCTACGAAGAACAAGAAGCGCAAGAGCTCGCCTGCTGGCGGGGCGACTTTGACTGCGCGTTTGTAGTTACCCCAACCAAACTGGATTTTCACACCATTTCCCTTGCGCAGGATCCGCTTGCTATTGTGGTTGCGACCGACCATCCCCTGGCACAAGGCGGCGTATTCCCTGCTTGGGCACTTGGCAGCGAACCCTACATTAAGGTACGCAATGACACGCATACCGAAATGGACACCCTATTCGAAAACCACGGTGTTGAACCAAATGTACGCTTTGAGGTGGATAACGATTACGCAGTCATGGGTATGGTTGCTCAAGGGTTGGGCTTCGGCGTGTTCTCACAGCTTATTCTGCGCGATACACCTTTTGACCTCGTTGCACTCAAGCCGGAAATCCCGCTTGAACGGCAGCTTGGCATAGCTGTTCGGTCACTCGATAAGGCATCCATCGCCACAAAGGCCTTTATTGAATGTACGCGTTCTTGGGTAGCTGAAAACGAAAAGAATTCCGACGGGACGGTTCCTAGCGGAAGCGACATCTTATAA